From Cellulosimicrobium sp. ES-005, one genomic window encodes:
- a CDS encoding DUF6457 domain-containing protein, producing the protein MTNLERWVDALAGDLDLDPQVVDIGAILDLARDAAHGIERPAAPLTTFVAGYVAGLAAHDGSGRTVQDVLDRAAELALAWTPEPELPSTAAAETQD; encoded by the coding sequence ATGACGAACTTGGAGCGCTGGGTCGACGCGCTGGCGGGCGACCTCGACCTCGACCCCCAGGTGGTGGACATCGGCGCGATCCTGGACCTCGCGCGCGACGCCGCGCACGGCATCGAGCGTCCGGCCGCGCCCCTCACGACGTTCGTCGCGGGCTACGTCGCCGGGCTGGCCGCGCACGACGGCTCGGGCCGTACCGTGCAGGACGTCCTGGACCGCGCCGCCGAGCTCGCGCTCGCGTGGACGCCGGAGCCCGAGCTGCCCAGCACGGCGGCGGCCGAGACGCAGGACTGA
- a CDS encoding PAS and ANTAR domain-containing protein produces MDAVLPSDVAEPDDVVPPALADLLAALGPGDPQPVGRFRVDVATDTWWWSDEVYEMHGFAPGEVVPTTALVLSHKHPEDRERVASELAHAARTGEPFGSMHRIVDATGRTRTLAVAAQGRRLDGGAPWAAVVGYFVDLTTAHEEAARREATASIRAADASRSVIEQAKGVLMTAFAIGPDDAFELLRRRSNDANVPVRELARRLVAAVVDGSVAGAGGGALDETARRRIDRLLGGADDGTPTGALD; encoded by the coding sequence ATGGACGCTGTCCTGCCCTCCGACGTCGCGGAACCCGACGACGTCGTCCCTCCGGCTCTCGCCGACCTCCTCGCCGCCCTCGGCCCGGGTGACCCCCAGCCGGTCGGGCGCTTCCGCGTCGACGTCGCCACGGACACGTGGTGGTGGTCGGACGAGGTGTACGAGATGCACGGCTTCGCGCCCGGCGAGGTCGTCCCGACGACGGCGCTCGTCCTGTCCCACAAGCACCCCGAGGACCGGGAGCGCGTCGCGAGCGAGCTCGCGCACGCGGCGCGCACCGGGGAGCCGTTCGGGTCCATGCACCGCATCGTGGACGCGACGGGCCGGACTCGCACGCTCGCCGTGGCCGCGCAGGGCCGCCGCCTCGACGGCGGGGCCCCGTGGGCGGCCGTCGTGGGGTACTTCGTCGACCTGACGACCGCGCACGAGGAGGCGGCCCGGCGCGAGGCGACGGCGTCGATCCGCGCGGCGGACGCGTCACGCTCGGTGATCGAGCAGGCCAAGGGCGTCCTCATGACGGCGTTCGCGATCGGACCGGACGACGCGTTCGAGCTGCTGCGACGTCGCTCGAACGACGCGAACGTGCCCGTGCGCGAGCTCGCGCGCCGGCTGGTCGCGGCCGTCGTCGACGGGAGCGTGGCGGGCGCGGGCGGAGGCGCGCTCGACGAGACTGCCCGACGTCGCATCGACCGGCTCCTCGGAGGTGCGGACGACGGCACGCCCACGGGCGCGCTCGACTGA
- a CDS encoding ABC transporter ATP-binding protein/permease produces the protein MTTFDLAGVTKTYPGAQPVEALRGVDLRIGPGEFLAVEGPSGSGKSTLLNILALLDAQTSGTYRLDGRDVASLGERERARLRGETFGFVFQGFHLMDHRTVVDNVELGMLYAGVPADERRLRALEALDRVGLSETAHRRASDLSGGQRQRVAIARALSVGSGTIVADEPTGNLDTATSESVLELLTDLHRTGTTVVLVTHSPEIAARAQRRLVVRDGLVVTDTGGVGAGAAEGVGTATTAVAGLDLLLAGPSPEATGPAGGEDRRRARHRVGFRTVVRDAAASVASRRGRTATLAASVAVGVALALTTVGLSASAQAQVSERFDARLNRAVTLTMPLAAAEAGLPVVVDGTAPGVPGEAVARLADLPGVDAAALVSRNGMMTVALPGEAASVPDAFLLGVGDGIDHAAELGVDWAGGTPGPLGDGEVLLGRAIADRLGLGPLSARPQVVLDGRSFVVRGIVDQGYRVTNVIQAVLVPVDVAAALRPAAEHEVYVFTATGAAQQVAAQAPLVLRPSTPEAFTIVAPPDPRGLRGEIENDVRTILLVLTGVAILASVVSLTSAMTMSVLERSREIGMRRAIGAQARHVSRLVMTEAALVGVVGGVAGAATGVAALLAITIARRWTPVLDLGHVPVAVAGGVVVGVLGGVAASLRARRIQPSEALRV, from the coding sequence GTGACGACGTTCGACCTCGCGGGGGTCACCAAGACGTACCCGGGCGCGCAGCCGGTCGAGGCGCTGCGAGGGGTCGACCTGAGGATCGGCCCGGGGGAGTTCCTCGCCGTCGAGGGCCCGTCCGGCAGCGGCAAGTCGACGCTCCTCAACATCCTCGCCCTCCTGGACGCGCAGACCTCGGGCACGTACCGGCTCGACGGCCGGGACGTCGCCTCCCTCGGGGAGCGTGAGCGGGCGCGCCTGCGCGGGGAGACGTTCGGCTTCGTGTTCCAGGGGTTCCACCTCATGGACCACCGGACGGTCGTGGACAACGTCGAGCTCGGCATGCTCTACGCCGGCGTGCCCGCCGACGAGCGTCGCCTCAGGGCGCTGGAGGCGCTCGACCGTGTCGGGCTCTCGGAGACCGCGCACCGTCGCGCCAGCGACCTGTCGGGCGGGCAGCGGCAGCGCGTCGCGATCGCGCGTGCGCTCTCGGTCGGGTCTGGGACGATCGTGGCCGACGAGCCGACCGGCAACCTCGACACCGCGACGTCGGAGTCCGTGCTGGAGCTTCTCACCGACCTGCACCGCACCGGCACGACGGTCGTGCTCGTCACCCACTCGCCGGAGATCGCGGCTCGCGCGCAGCGGCGGCTCGTGGTGCGCGACGGCCTCGTCGTCACCGACACCGGAGGCGTCGGTGCAGGTGCGGCCGAGGGCGTCGGCACCGCCACCACGGCGGTCGCGGGCCTCGACCTGCTGCTCGCCGGGCCGTCGCCGGAGGCGACGGGACCGGCCGGGGGCGAGGACCGACGTCGGGCACGACACCGGGTCGGGTTCCGCACGGTGGTCCGTGACGCGGCCGCGTCGGTCGCCTCCCGACGCGGCCGCACCGCCACGCTCGCGGCCTCCGTCGCGGTCGGGGTGGCCCTGGCCCTGACGACGGTCGGTCTCTCGGCGTCGGCGCAGGCCCAGGTCTCCGAGCGGTTCGACGCCCGGCTCAACCGGGCCGTGACCCTGACGATGCCCCTCGCCGCTGCCGAGGCGGGGCTGCCCGTCGTCGTCGACGGGACCGCGCCGGGCGTGCCCGGGGAGGCCGTCGCCCGGCTCGCGGACCTGCCCGGTGTGGACGCCGCGGCGCTCGTGTCCCGGAACGGGATGATGACGGTCGCCCTGCCGGGCGAGGCCGCCAGCGTGCCGGACGCCTTCCTGCTCGGCGTCGGCGACGGCATCGACCATGCCGCGGAGCTCGGCGTCGACTGGGCAGGCGGGACGCCGGGCCCGCTCGGGGACGGCGAGGTGCTGCTCGGGCGGGCGATCGCCGACCGGCTCGGTCTCGGGCCGCTCAGCGCGCGCCCGCAGGTCGTGCTCGACGGACGGTCGTTCGTGGTGCGCGGCATCGTCGACCAGGGCTATCGCGTCACGAACGTCATCCAGGCGGTCCTCGTGCCCGTCGACGTCGCGGCCGCGCTGCGACCCGCCGCGGAGCACGAGGTCTACGTCTTCACCGCGACCGGCGCAGCCCAGCAGGTCGCGGCGCAGGCCCCCCTCGTGCTGCGGCCCAGCACACCCGAGGCGTTCACGATCGTCGCGCCGCCCGACCCTCGCGGCCTGCGCGGGGAGATCGAGAACGACGTCCGGACGATCCTCCTCGTCCTCACGGGGGTAGCGATCCTCGCCTCGGTCGTCTCCCTGACGAGCGCGATGACGATGTCCGTGCTCGAACGCTCCCGGGAGATCGGGATGCGGCGCGCGATCGGCGCCCAGGCGCGCCACGTGAGCCGGCTCGTCATGACGGAGGCCGCGCTCGTGGGTGTCGTCGGCGGCGTCGCAGGCGCGGCCACGGGAGTCGCCGCCCTCCTGGCGATCACCATCGCCCGACGCTGGACCCCGGTCCTCGACCTGGGACACGTCCCGGTCGCGGTCGCGGGTGGCGTCGTCGTCGGGGTGCTCGGCGGGGTAGCGGCCTCCCTGCGCGCGCGCCGCATCCAACCGAGCGAGGCGCTCCGGGTGTGA
- a CDS encoding PAS and ANTAR domain-containing protein — MASISATTTPSPEQTAPVRPAALAEVLAVGTHLLVGQYRVELGTGTWWWSDEVYTMHGWTPGDVEPSLDALRSRKHPDDRARVVRAATDAIRSGRPFSCAHRIVDGHGKARSVVVTGQGRRDARGRVVEIAGYVVDVSPTHKEALERESQRAVTRAFVSQAAVEQVKGVLMAVHGVDDVAAGQLLAEAAGEAGVPVQETATQVMRALSKAGGVGPTAEATVAGALAAVRPVARPRAHDAQLARRREPARS; from the coding sequence ATGGCCTCGATCTCCGCGACCACCACCCCCAGCCCCGAGCAGACCGCTCCCGTGCGCCCCGCAGCCCTCGCCGAGGTGCTCGCCGTGGGCACGCACCTGCTCGTGGGGCAGTACCGCGTCGAGCTCGGCACCGGGACCTGGTGGTGGTCGGACGAGGTGTACACGATGCACGGCTGGACGCCGGGGGACGTCGAGCCGAGCCTGGACGCGCTGCGCTCGCGCAAGCACCCCGACGACCGGGCCCGCGTCGTCCGCGCCGCGACGGACGCGATCCGCTCCGGCCGCCCCTTCTCGTGCGCGCACCGCATCGTCGACGGGCACGGCAAGGCCCGCTCGGTCGTCGTGACGGGCCAGGGCCGCCGGGACGCTCGCGGCCGCGTCGTCGAGATCGCGGGCTACGTCGTCGACGTCAGCCCGACCCACAAGGAGGCGCTGGAGCGCGAGTCGCAGCGCGCCGTGACGCGCGCGTTCGTCAGCCAGGCCGCCGTCGAGCAGGTCAAGGGCGTGCTCATGGCCGTGCACGGCGTCGACGACGTCGCGGCCGGCCAGCTCCTCGCCGAGGCGGCGGGCGAGGCGGGCGTCCCGGTCCAGGAGACGGCGACGCAGGTCATGCGCGCGCTGAGCAAGGCCGGCGGGGTGGGCCCGACGGCCGAGGCGACGGTCGCGGGGGCGCTCGCCGCCGTGCGCCCGGTCGCCCGGCCCCGCGCGCACGACGCCCAGCTCGCCCGCCGCCGCGAGCCCGCGCGCTCGTGA
- a CDS encoding SDR family oxidoreductase, with product MTDETAFPAQQQEPPGLTRPMDPAPDHGEESYRGSGRLEGLRALVTGGDSGIGRAVAIAYAREGADVAIGYLPEEQEDAEETARWVREAGRTCALLPGDLTDEATARDLPGRAVAELGGLDVLVNNAGFQMARRESIEDVTTAEIDRVLKTNLYALLWVTQSALEHLGEGSAIVNNSSIQAFQPSTSLLDYASTKAAINNLTVNLAAELGPRGIRVNAVAPGPIWTPLQPATQPEEKIETFGQDTPLGRAGQPAEVAPAFVFLASPTDASYVSGTVLGVTGGKPVF from the coding sequence ATGACGGACGAGACGGCCTTCCCGGCCCAGCAGCAGGAGCCGCCCGGCCTCACGAGGCCCATGGACCCGGCGCCCGACCACGGCGAGGAGTCGTACCGGGGGAGCGGGCGGCTCGAGGGTCTGCGCGCGCTCGTGACGGGCGGCGACTCGGGCATCGGCCGCGCGGTCGCGATCGCCTACGCGCGCGAGGGCGCGGACGTCGCGATCGGCTACCTGCCCGAGGAGCAGGAGGACGCCGAGGAGACGGCGCGCTGGGTCCGCGAGGCGGGCCGCACGTGCGCCCTCCTGCCCGGCGACCTGACCGACGAGGCGACCGCCCGCGACCTGCCCGGGCGCGCCGTCGCGGAGCTCGGCGGGCTCGACGTCCTCGTCAACAACGCCGGGTTCCAGATGGCGCGGCGCGAGTCCATCGAGGACGTCACGACCGCGGAGATCGACCGCGTCCTCAAGACGAACCTCTACGCGCTGCTCTGGGTCACCCAGTCGGCGCTCGAGCACCTGGGGGAGGGGTCGGCGATCGTCAACAACTCGTCGATCCAGGCGTTCCAGCCCTCGACGTCGCTGCTCGACTACGCGTCGACCAAGGCCGCGATCAACAACCTCACGGTGAACCTCGCGGCGGAGCTCGGGCCGCGGGGCATCCGGGTCAACGCCGTCGCTCCCGGACCCATCTGGACCCCGCTCCAACCGGCCACCCAGCCGGAGGAGAAGATCGAGACGTTCGGCCAGGACACGCCGCTCGGGCGGGCCGGGCAGCCCGCGGAGGTCGCGCCGGCGTTCGTCTTCCTCGCCTCCCCGACGGACGCGAGCTACGTCTCCGGCACCGTCCTCGGGGTGACGGGAGGCAAGCCCGTGTTCTAG
- the glp gene encoding gephyrin-like molybdotransferase Glp, whose product MTREPRRTIAQHADDALALVRPTPSTDVPLEDAVGAVLAADVVSTLDAPAFDASAMDGYAVRSEDVAGATTASPVALRVVGDVAAGAPGLDTLLGAGEAVRVMTGAPVPRGADLVVPVERTSTGRFTPGAAGSGPATVEVHDASRSNVRARGEDVRRGDVVVEAGAVLTARHVSVAASAGHATVPVHRAPRVAVLSTGSELVAPGTAPGPGRIPDSNSVLLAASARAAGAHVVRRGAVGDTAAALVAALDDLLGAFDGASPDLLVSTGGVSAGAFDVVREILDPATRAGTAWEGAVADARLVAVGMQPGKPQGLARWRGVPWLALPGNPVSAFVSFELFVRPVLDRLRGVPGQGRALVGRVAAEGWSSPAGREQLVLVRHTAADGARVVPAGRHRDRGADPAEARGSGSHRVSALAHADALAVVGADVTSVEPGDAVRVLLLD is encoded by the coding sequence ATGACCCGCGAGCCGCGCCGGACGATCGCCCAGCACGCCGACGACGCGCTCGCGCTCGTCCGCCCGACGCCGTCGACGGACGTCCCGCTCGAGGACGCGGTCGGGGCGGTCCTCGCGGCGGACGTCGTCTCGACGCTCGACGCGCCCGCGTTCGACGCGTCCGCGATGGACGGGTACGCGGTGCGGTCGGAGGACGTGGCCGGGGCCACGACGGCGTCGCCGGTCGCGCTGCGCGTGGTCGGCGACGTCGCGGCGGGGGCACCGGGGCTCGACACCCTCCTCGGGGCCGGCGAGGCGGTCCGGGTCATGACCGGGGCGCCGGTGCCGCGCGGCGCCGACCTCGTGGTTCCGGTCGAGCGCACGTCGACCGGGCGGTTCACGCCGGGGGCGGCCGGGAGCGGCCCCGCGACCGTCGAGGTCCACGACGCGTCGCGCAGCAACGTGCGGGCGCGGGGCGAGGACGTGCGCCGCGGTGACGTGGTCGTGGAGGCGGGAGCCGTGCTGACGGCTCGGCACGTCTCGGTCGCGGCGTCGGCGGGGCACGCGACCGTGCCGGTGCACCGCGCGCCCCGCGTCGCGGTGCTCTCCACGGGCAGCGAGCTCGTCGCGCCGGGGACCGCGCCGGGGCCGGGTCGGATCCCCGACTCGAACTCCGTCCTGCTCGCCGCGTCGGCGCGCGCGGCCGGGGCGCACGTCGTGCGGCGGGGCGCGGTCGGCGACACGGCCGCCGCGCTCGTCGCGGCCCTCGACGACCTGCTGGGTGCGTTCGACGGCGCCTCGCCCGACCTCCTCGTCAGCACGGGCGGGGTGAGCGCGGGCGCGTTCGACGTCGTGCGCGAGATCCTCGACCCCGCGACGCGCGCCGGGACGGCGTGGGAGGGCGCCGTCGCCGACGCGCGGCTCGTCGCCGTCGGGATGCAGCCCGGCAAGCCGCAGGGCCTCGCGCGGTGGCGCGGCGTCCCGTGGCTCGCGCTGCCCGGCAACCCCGTGAGCGCGTTCGTGTCGTTCGAGCTGTTCGTGCGCCCCGTCCTGGACCGCCTGCGGGGCGTCCCCGGGCAGGGGCGTGCGCTCGTCGGCCGCGTCGCCGCCGAGGGCTGGTCCTCGCCGGCAGGCCGCGAGCAGCTCGTGCTCGTGCGGCACACCGCGGCCGACGGCGCCCGCGTCGTCCCGGCCGGCCGGCACCGCGACCGCGGGGCGGACCCCGCGGAGGCGCGGGGGTCCGGCTCGCACCGCGTGAGCGCGCTCGCGCACGCCGACGCGCTCGCCGTCGTCGGCGCGGACGTCACGTCGGTCGAGCCCGGCGACGCCGTCCGGGTCCTGCTCCTGGACTGA
- a CDS encoding GAF and ANTAR domain-containing protein, translating into MTSIEQSVEQGTVGMPAGPGATVPAPQTGGVAGLPEIVGGVEDQSVAGLVADAARALADEPTLQQTLDRVVELAVSMVEGCESAGISLVTRGRIESPAVSDPLVARGDALQYELHEGPCLDAVHDHALVESGDIESDARWPLWAPAVARELGVRSMLCVQLYTSENAHGALNMYSTSPDAFGPDDYHLASTFAAVAAAAISAARTEEQLQSAVQTRTLIGQAQGIIMERYSLTAGRAFAVMSRVSQDANIKLVDIARHIVDTRRIPGVGAD; encoded by the coding sequence ATGACGAGCATCGAGCAGAGCGTCGAGCAGGGCACGGTCGGCATGCCGGCGGGTCCGGGAGCCACCGTCCCCGCCCCGCAGACGGGGGGCGTCGCCGGGTTGCCCGAGATCGTGGGCGGCGTCGAGGACCAGAGCGTCGCCGGGCTCGTCGCGGACGCCGCGCGGGCGCTGGCCGACGAGCCGACCCTCCAGCAGACGCTCGACCGCGTCGTCGAGCTCGCGGTCTCCATGGTCGAGGGGTGCGAGTCCGCGGGCATCTCGCTCGTCACGCGCGGGCGGATCGAGAGCCCCGCGGTGTCCGACCCGCTCGTCGCGCGCGGCGACGCGCTCCAGTACGAGCTCCACGAGGGGCCGTGCCTGGACGCCGTCCACGACCACGCGCTGGTCGAGTCGGGCGACATCGAGTCCGACGCGCGCTGGCCGCTCTGGGCGCCCGCCGTCGCGCGCGAGCTCGGGGTCCGGTCGATGCTGTGCGTGCAGCTCTACACGTCGGAGAACGCGCACGGCGCGCTCAACATGTACTCGACGTCGCCCGACGCCTTCGGGCCCGACGACTACCACCTCGCGTCGACGTTCGCTGCCGTCGCTGCTGCCGCGATCTCCGCCGCGCGCACCGAGGAGCAGCTCCAGTCCGCCGTCCAGACGCGCACCCTCATCGGGCAGGCGCAGGGCATCATCATGGAGCGCTACTCGCTCACGGCCGGGCGCGCGTTCGCGGTGATGAGCCGCGTGTCCCAGGACGCGAACATCAAGCTCGTCGACATCGCGCGCCACATCGTCGACACGCGGCGCATCCCGGGGGTCGGGGCCGACTGA
- a CDS encoding NTP transferase domain-containing protein, producing MTEPRPAFAFDALVLAGGRAARLGTPKPGVVVGGRPLLEHALAATAGAVRTVVVGPDELADPARYALTREDPPFGGPVAGIAAGLAALPGPDDGGAAWVLVLACDVPRAAEAVPALLAAARRRTDEVAVHAVRGGRDQWLVGLYERAALQGALDALPAVHGASVRRLLAGLPALAVPDEDGATDDVDTWEDAREQDRRLGAGAEPAPDDTPDDSRRPR from the coding sequence GTGACGGAACCCCGCCCGGCGTTCGCCTTCGACGCCCTCGTGCTGGCCGGAGGTCGCGCGGCGCGGCTCGGGACGCCCAAGCCGGGCGTCGTCGTCGGGGGCCGTCCCCTGCTGGAGCACGCGCTCGCGGCGACCGCCGGCGCGGTGCGGACCGTCGTCGTCGGGCCGGACGAGCTCGCCGACCCCGCCCGCTACGCCCTGACGCGCGAGGACCCGCCCTTCGGGGGGCCCGTCGCGGGCATCGCGGCCGGGCTGGCGGCCCTGCCCGGGCCTGACGACGGCGGCGCGGCCTGGGTGCTCGTGCTCGCGTGCGACGTCCCCCGGGCCGCGGAGGCGGTGCCCGCGCTGCTCGCCGCGGCGCGCCGGCGGACGGACGAGGTGGCCGTGCACGCGGTGCGCGGCGGGCGCGACCAGTGGCTCGTGGGGCTCTACGAGCGGGCGGCGCTCCAGGGCGCGCTCGACGCCCTGCCCGCGGTGCACGGCGCCTCGGTGCGCCGCCTGCTCGCGGGACTGCCCGCGCTCGCCGTCCCCGACGAGGACGGCGCCACCGACGACGTCGACACGTGGGAGGATGCCCGCGAGCAGGACCGCCGCCTGGGCGCGGGTGCGGAACCGGCGCCCGACGACACCCCCGACGACAGCAGGAGGCCACGATGA
- a CDS encoding peptidoglycan-binding protein: MIPRRRVVVGAVVTVLLVGGLVGGWFAAASFQSPAQVAANAAPPPPGDIVATVTFGALSEQITARSDVVRESAASVQVAAGSGDQSVVTAVGVPAGSELRAGAVVLEVSGRPVIATTGAFPYYRDLVEGATGPDVEQLQRFLRDLGYRVGGLGEFGPQTAQAVRALYKDIGYEPTTREAPADELQTPGQNAPAPSTGDAVSEVAPTDGTGTDPAAPVDGTTGSVAPAAPAQLVVVPRGELVVTGSLPAVVGTTPDVGDVLTAENATITLGQGAVVAQAKVAVSVLPVLGEGMTATLSGPDGTVLDATLGAIPAPPTATGDEAAPVEVGVPLVAAQPIDSTWLGANVLTTITVSAVADEALRVPARAVAVHSDGTAVVQRRQPDGSFREVEVRELGRLGGTSAVEPVTADALSAGDEVKVE, encoded by the coding sequence GTGATTCCTCGCCGCCGCGTCGTCGTCGGGGCGGTCGTGACCGTCCTCCTCGTCGGGGGGCTCGTGGGCGGATGGTTCGCGGCGGCGAGCTTCCAGTCCCCGGCACAGGTCGCCGCGAACGCGGCACCTCCGCCGCCCGGTGACATCGTGGCGACGGTGACCTTCGGTGCGCTGTCGGAGCAGATCACTGCGCGGTCGGACGTCGTGCGCGAGTCGGCGGCAAGCGTCCAGGTCGCCGCCGGGAGCGGTGACCAGTCCGTGGTGACGGCTGTCGGGGTCCCGGCGGGTTCCGAGCTGCGGGCGGGCGCTGTCGTGCTGGAGGTCAGCGGCCGTCCCGTCATCGCCACCACCGGGGCGTTCCCGTACTACCGCGACCTCGTCGAGGGAGCGACCGGCCCGGACGTCGAGCAGCTGCAGCGGTTCCTGCGTGACCTCGGCTACCGCGTGGGCGGCCTGGGGGAGTTCGGCCCGCAGACTGCCCAGGCCGTGCGCGCCCTCTACAAGGACATCGGGTACGAGCCGACCACCCGCGAGGCGCCCGCCGACGAGTTGCAGACGCCGGGTCAGAACGCGCCGGCGCCGTCCACCGGCGATGCGGTATCTGAGGTTGCTCCGACCGACGGCACAGGCACCGACCCGGCCGCTCCGGTCGACGGCACGACCGGCTCCGTCGCGCCGGCGGCCCCCGCGCAGCTCGTGGTCGTGCCGCGCGGCGAGCTCGTCGTCACGGGCTCGCTGCCCGCCGTCGTCGGCACGACGCCGGACGTGGGGGACGTGCTCACGGCCGAGAACGCGACGATCACCCTGGGCCAGGGCGCCGTCGTCGCGCAGGCGAAGGTGGCGGTCTCGGTCCTTCCGGTCCTCGGCGAGGGGATGACCGCGACGCTCTCCGGCCCCGACGGCACGGTGCTCGACGCCACGCTCGGCGCGATCCCCGCCCCGCCGACGGCGACGGGGGACGAGGCGGCCCCGGTCGAGGTCGGGGTGCCGTTGGTGGCGGCGCAGCCGATCGACAGCACGTGGCTGGGGGCGAACGTGCTCACGACGATCACGGTGTCCGCGGTGGCCGACGAGGCTCTGCGTGTCCCGGCCCGTGCCGTCGCCGTGCACTCCGACGGCACCGCCGTCGTCCAGCGGCGCCAGCCCGACGGCTCGTTCCGCGAGGTCGAGGTCCGCGAGCTCGGGCGCCTGGGCGGGACCAGCGCCGTCGAACCCGTCACCGCCGACGCCCTGTCGGCGGGCGACGAGGTGAAGGTCGAGTGA
- the moaC gene encoding cyclic pyranopterin monophosphate synthase MoaC, translating into MSPTHDFTHLDERGHARMVDVTAKQPTVRSATATGVVRCSPEIVAALRDGTVPKGDVLAVARIAGIAGAKRTAELLPLAHVIGVHGAVVDLVVGDHGVDVTATVRTADRTGVEMEALTAVAVAGLAVVDMVKGLDKSVELTDVRLVAKTGGKSGDWHREP; encoded by the coding sequence ATGAGCCCCACGCACGACTTCACGCACCTGGACGAGCGCGGCCACGCCCGCATGGTCGACGTCACCGCCAAGCAGCCCACCGTCCGTTCCGCGACGGCGACCGGCGTCGTGCGGTGCTCGCCGGAGATCGTCGCGGCGCTGCGCGACGGCACCGTCCCCAAGGGCGACGTGCTCGCCGTCGCGCGCATCGCGGGCATCGCGGGCGCCAAGCGCACAGCGGAGCTGCTGCCGCTCGCGCACGTCATCGGGGTGCACGGCGCGGTCGTCGACCTCGTCGTGGGCGACCACGGCGTCGACGTCACCGCGACCGTGCGCACCGCCGACCGCACGGGCGTCGAGATGGAGGCACTCACCGCCGTGGCCGTCGCGGGCCTCGCGGTCGTCGACATGGTCAAGGGGCTCGACAAGTCCGTCGAGCTCACGGACGTGCGCCTCGTCGCCAAGACCGGGGGCAAGTCCGGCGACTGGCACCGCGAGCCGTGA
- a CDS encoding DUF6328 family protein, whose product MTTQVSDGRDESADERSDRNWAELLQELRVMQMGVQILTGFLLTLPFQQRFGDLDSFQTGVYLTLVALAVLSTGLFVTPVSLHRALFRKHRKTALVTLSDRIARVGVLVLAFVVTGTVLLVVDVVVNRTAALWSSGCALVLLVGLWFVLPRLVAHGSATGPAQVHGAHP is encoded by the coding sequence ATGACCACGCAGGTCAGCGACGGGCGTGACGAGTCGGCCGACGAACGGTCCGACCGCAACTGGGCCGAGCTGCTCCAGGAGCTGCGCGTCATGCAGATGGGCGTGCAGATCCTCACGGGGTTCCTGCTCACGCTGCCGTTCCAGCAGCGCTTCGGCGACCTCGACTCGTTCCAGACCGGTGTCTACCTCACCCTCGTGGCGCTCGCCGTGCTGTCCACCGGCCTGTTCGTCACGCCCGTGAGCCTGCACCGCGCGCTGTTCCGCAAGCACCGCAAGACGGCGCTCGTCACCCTGAGCGACCGCATCGCCCGGGTCGGCGTGCTCGTCCTCGCGTTCGTCGTCACGGGGACGGTCCTGCTCGTGGTCGACGTCGTCGTGAACCGCACCGCGGCGCTGTGGTCGAGCGGCTGCGCGCTCGTCCTGCTCGTCGGCCTCTGGTTCGTCCTCCCGCGCCTCGTCGCCCACGGCTCCGCGACTGGTCCTGCACAGGTCCATGGAGCGCACCCCTGA